The following coding sequences lie in one Streptomyces albofaciens JCM 4342 genomic window:
- a CDS encoding phosphatase PAP2 family protein, translated as MGEAHVKTLDGRTAVPPPAEDTAPSVSSGGRLARLRSPRTPRLWFEILLIAVSYWVYSMIRNAVPEQKAQALKNADWIWRAEHTLGIAVEKTINHAVDSVTWLIVSMNYYYATLHFILTIGVLVWLYRWHPGRYAAARLALFATTGVALLGYYLYPLAPPRLMNGGGFIDTVIVHHTWGSMASGNLASMSNQYAAMPSMHIGWSLWCGVMIALIARPVWAKVLGLLYPATTLVVIVSTANHFWLDAVGGILCLAFGIGLAFAWYAALPHRLPRRVAAV; from the coding sequence ATGGGTGAAGCGCATGTGAAGACTCTTGACGGCCGTACGGCCGTACCGCCGCCCGCCGAGGACACCGCGCCGAGCGTGTCCTCCGGTGGCCGGCTGGCCCGTCTGCGCTCCCCCCGTACCCCGCGGCTCTGGTTCGAGATCCTGCTGATCGCGGTCAGCTACTGGGTCTACTCCATGATCCGCAACGCCGTGCCCGAGCAGAAGGCCCAGGCGCTGAAGAACGCGGACTGGATCTGGCGGGCCGAGCACACCCTCGGCATCGCGGTCGAGAAGACCATCAACCACGCCGTCGACTCGGTGACCTGGCTCATCGTGTCGATGAACTACTACTACGCCACGCTGCACTTCATACTGACCATCGGCGTGCTGGTCTGGCTCTACCGCTGGCACCCCGGCCGGTACGCCGCCGCCCGCCTGGCGCTCTTCGCGACCACCGGCGTGGCCCTGCTCGGCTACTACCTCTACCCGCTGGCCCCGCCCCGCCTGATGAACGGCGGCGGCTTCATCGACACCGTCATCGTCCACCACACCTGGGGCTCGATGGCCTCCGGCAACCTGGCCTCGATGTCCAACCAGTACGCGGCGATGCCCTCGATGCACATCGGCTGGTCGCTGTGGTGCGGCGTGATGATCGCGCTGATCGCCAGGCCCGTGTGGGCCAAGGTGCTGGGCCTGCTCTACCCGGCCACCACCCTCGTGGTGATCGTCTCCACCGCCAACCACTTCTGGCTGGACGCGGTGGGCGGCATCCTGTGCCTGGCCTTCGGCATCGGCCTGGCCTTCGCCTGGTACGCGGCGCTGCCGCACCGGCTGCCGCGCCGGGTCGCCGCGGTCTGA
- a CDS encoding bifunctional [glutamine synthetase] adenylyltransferase/[glutamine synthetase]-adenylyl-L-tyrosine phosphorylase — translation MTAHPAPQHQGRRSSAFSRLLRYGFTDPSAAGRLLEAPELAAVRDDSVLLEALGATADPDLALTALVRLAEAQDADERQTLLSTLITAKPLRDRLLGVLGASEALGDHLVRHPRDWHSLVTYEAADLHPATPEFEAALAEGVWGEPGRERPRPDALRAAYRRCLLGIAARDVCGTTDLAETAAELADLATATVRAALEIAAEEQPTDAAACRLAVIAMGKCGGRELNYVSDVDVIFVAEARDGTEEPKALQAATRLAGRMMRVCSDVTAEGTIWPVDANLRPEGRNGPLVRTLNSHLAYYERWAKTWEFQALLKARPMAGDMELGKEYVAAVTPLVWQVSERENFVTDVRQMRRRVVENIPAAQVDRELKLGPGGLRDVEFAVQLLQLVHGRSDATLHSPTTLDALSALAAGGYVGREDAKALDAAYCFLRTLEHRIQLHKMRRTHLMPEEEPDLRRLARSMGMRTEPVETLRKEWKWHAREVRRLHEKLFYRPLLDAVAHLEAGGTRLSAKAAGQRLEALGYADPVAALRHLEALASGVTRKAAIQRTLLPVLLAWFADSADPDAGLLNFRKVSDALGKTPWYLRLLRDEGAAAENLARVLSAGRLAPDLLLRAPEAVALLGAKDGLRPRGRAALEQEVLAAVGRAENAEQAVTAARGVRRRELFRTAAADLIGAYGTDGHPAEQDRGHAADVVGGAVSDLTAATIAGALRAAVRDQWGDTLPTRFTVIGMGRFGGHELGYGSDADVLFVHEPREGADEQEAAKAAHAVANEMRRLLQLPSSDPPLPIDADLRPEGKTGPLVRTLSSYAAYYRRWSLVWEAQALLRAEPVAGDAELGERFIELVDPLRYPVEGLGEDAVREIRRLKARMETERLPRGADPTTHTKLGRGGLSDVEWTVQLLQMQHAWSEPGLRTTRTRTALAAARDAGLLATEDAQILDEAWVLASRVRNAVMLVRGRPGDTFPSDARELAAVGRYLGYEEGHVGEMLDDYRRTTRRARAVVETIFYGAS, via the coding sequence GTGACCGCGCACCCCGCTCCGCAGCACCAGGGGCGGCGCAGCAGCGCGTTCTCCCGGCTGCTGCGGTACGGCTTCACCGACCCGTCGGCGGCCGGGCGGCTCCTGGAGGCGCCCGAACTGGCCGCCGTACGGGACGACTCGGTGCTCCTGGAGGCGCTGGGCGCCACCGCCGACCCGGACCTGGCACTGACCGCGCTGGTGCGGCTGGCCGAGGCGCAGGACGCGGACGAGCGGCAGACGCTGCTGTCCACGCTGATCACCGCGAAGCCGCTGCGCGACCGGCTGCTGGGGGTGCTCGGCGCGTCCGAGGCGCTCGGCGACCACCTCGTACGCCATCCGCGGGACTGGCACTCGCTGGTCACCTACGAGGCGGCCGACCTGCACCCGGCCACGCCCGAGTTCGAGGCGGCGCTCGCCGAGGGCGTCTGGGGCGAGCCGGGCCGGGAGCGGCCGCGCCCGGACGCGCTGCGCGCCGCGTACCGCCGCTGCCTGCTGGGCATCGCGGCCCGCGACGTGTGCGGCACCACCGATCTGGCCGAGACCGCCGCCGAACTGGCCGACCTGGCCACCGCGACGGTACGCGCCGCGCTGGAGATCGCCGCCGAGGAGCAGCCCACCGACGCCGCCGCCTGCCGCCTCGCGGTCATCGCGATGGGCAAGTGCGGCGGGCGGGAGCTGAACTACGTCTCGGACGTGGACGTCATCTTCGTCGCCGAGGCGCGCGACGGCACCGAGGAGCCCAAGGCCCTCCAGGCCGCGACCCGGCTGGCCGGCCGGATGATGCGGGTGTGCTCGGACGTCACCGCCGAGGGCACGATCTGGCCGGTGGACGCCAACCTGCGCCCCGAGGGCCGCAACGGACCGCTCGTGCGCACCCTCAACAGCCACCTCGCCTACTACGAACGCTGGGCCAAGACCTGGGAGTTCCAGGCCCTGCTGAAGGCCCGCCCGATGGCCGGCGACATGGAGCTGGGCAAGGAGTACGTGGCCGCGGTCACCCCGCTGGTCTGGCAGGTCTCCGAGCGCGAGAACTTCGTGACCGACGTACGGCAGATGCGCCGCCGCGTGGTGGAGAACATCCCCGCCGCCCAGGTCGACCGCGAACTCAAGCTCGGCCCCGGCGGCCTGCGCGACGTCGAATTCGCCGTCCAGCTGCTCCAGTTGGTGCACGGCCGCAGCGACGCCACGCTGCACAGCCCGACCACCCTCGACGCCCTCTCGGCGCTGGCCGCCGGCGGCTATGTGGGCCGCGAGGACGCCAAGGCGCTGGACGCCGCGTACTGCTTCCTGCGCACGCTCGAACACCGCATCCAGCTCCACAAGATGCGCCGCACCCACCTGATGCCCGAGGAGGAGCCCGACCTGCGGCGCCTGGCCCGCTCGATGGGCATGCGCACCGAGCCGGTGGAGACGCTGCGCAAGGAGTGGAAGTGGCACGCCCGCGAGGTGCGGCGGCTGCACGAGAAGCTGTTCTACCGGCCGCTGCTGGACGCCGTGGCGCACCTGGAGGCGGGCGGCACCCGGCTCTCCGCCAAGGCCGCCGGCCAGCGCCTCGAAGCGCTCGGCTACGCCGACCCGGTCGCCGCGCTGCGCCACCTCGAAGCGCTGGCCTCCGGCGTCACCCGCAAGGCCGCCATCCAGCGCACCCTGCTGCCCGTCCTGCTGGCCTGGTTCGCCGACTCCGCCGACCCGGACGCCGGACTGCTCAACTTCCGCAAGGTCTCCGACGCGCTCGGCAAGACGCCCTGGTACCTGCGCCTGCTGCGCGACGAGGGCGCCGCGGCCGAGAACCTGGCCCGCGTCCTGTCGGCCGGCCGCCTGGCCCCCGACCTGCTGCTGCGCGCCCCCGAGGCGGTCGCGCTGCTCGGCGCCAAGGACGGGCTCCGGCCGCGCGGCCGGGCCGCGCTGGAACAGGAGGTGCTGGCCGCGGTCGGCCGCGCGGAGAACGCCGAGCAGGCCGTCACGGCGGCCCGCGGGGTGCGGCGCCGGGAGCTGTTCCGTACCGCCGCCGCCGACCTGATCGGCGCGTACGGCACCGACGGCCACCCCGCCGAGCAGGATCGCGGCCACGCCGCCGACGTGGTCGGCGGCGCCGTCTCCGACCTGACCGCCGCCACCATCGCGGGCGCGCTGCGCGCCGCCGTACGCGACCAGTGGGGCGACACCCTGCCCACCCGCTTCACCGTCATCGGCATGGGCCGCTTCGGCGGCCACGAGCTGGGGTACGGCTCCGACGCCGACGTGCTGTTCGTGCACGAGCCGCGCGAGGGCGCCGACGAGCAGGAGGCCGCCAAGGCCGCGCACGCCGTCGCCAACGAGATGCGCCGCCTCCTCCAGCTGCCGTCCTCCGACCCGCCGCTGCCGATCGACGCCGACCTGCGCCCGGAGGGCAAGACCGGGCCGCTGGTGCGCACGCTCTCCTCCTACGCCGCCTACTACCGGCGCTGGTCGCTCGTCTGGGAGGCGCAGGCCCTGCTGCGCGCCGAGCCGGTCGCGGGCGACGCCGAGCTGGGGGAGCGGTTCATCGAGCTGGTCGACCCGCTGCGCTATCCGGTGGAGGGCCTGGGCGAGGACGCCGTACGCGAGATCCGCCGGCTCAAGGCCCGGATGGAGACCGAACGGCTGCCGCGCGGCGCCGACCCGACCACCCACACCAAGCTCGGCCGCGGCGGCCTGAGCGACGTGGAGTGGACCGTGCAGCTGCTCCAGATGCAGCACGCCTGGTCGGAGCCGGGCCTGCGCACGACCCGCACGCGTACGGCGCTGGCCGCGGCCCGCGACGCCGGGCTGCTCGCCACGGAGGACGCGCAGATCCTCGACGAGGCGTGGGTGCTCGCGTCACGGGTGCGCAACGCGGTGATGCTGGTGCGGGGCCGCCCCGGCGACACGTTCCCGTCGGACGCGCGGGAGCTGGCGGCGGTCGGCCGCTACCTCGGCTACGAGGAGGGGCACGTCGGGGAGATGCTGGACGACTACCGGCGCACCACGCGCCGGGCCCGTGCGGTGGTCGAGACGATCTTCTACGGGGCGTCCTGA